GCACGGCGTTTACTATGCTGCTGATGATGCTGCAAGCCAGCGGCGATCCGCGTATGGCGGGAGTACTGACCTGGATCTCCGGCTCAACCTATAACGCGACGGGCGAACAGGTACTGCGCACCGGGATTGTGATGGTCATCCTGCTGGCGATGACCCCGCTGTGCCGTCGTTGGCTGACGATTTTACCGCTCGGCGGTGATACGGCGCGGGCTGTGGGGATGGCAATCACGCCGTCGCGTGTGGGGTTATTGCTGTTGGCGGCAGGGCTGACGGCGACAGCAACCATGACCATTGGACCGTTAAGCTTTGTCGGGTTGATGGCACCGCATATTGCTCGCATGATGGGGTTTCGTCGGGCGATGCCGCATATGCTGATTTCAGCGCTGGCGGGTGGCGTGCTTCTGGTCTTTGCTGACTGGTGCGGCAGAATGGTACTGTTTCCGTATCAGATCCCGGCGGGGTTATTGTCGACGTTTATCGGCGCACCGTACTTTATCTATCTGCTAAGAAAGCAGAGTCGCTGAGGCTGATTCTTTTCATGTAGGCCGGATAAGACGCTTTGCGTCGCCATTCGGCAATAAAAAAGCCGGGTGGCGGCTTCGCCTTACCCGGCTTACATTGTTTCTGAACGTTCTCTTTTACAGTTTCGCAAACACCCGGCGCGCGGCGTCGATGGTGTTATTGATATCGTCTTCACTGTGCGCCACGGACATAAAGCCCGCTTCGAAAGCAGACGGTGCCAGGTAAATCCCTTCATCCAGCATCATGTGGAAGAAACGCTTGAAGCGTTCAACGTCGCATGCCATCACATCCTGATAGCAGGTCACGGTTTCTGCATCGGTGAAGAAAATCCCAAACATCCCACCTACATGGTTAACTACCAGTGGAATTTTCGCTTCTTCGGCGGCTTCCAGCAAACCTTCCGCCAGACGCGTCGTCAGTTCGTTCAGCGTTTCATGAATACCCGGTTGGGCCACTTCGGTCAGACAGGCAAAACCTGCTGCCATCGCAATCGGGTTACCGGAAAGCGTACCCGCCTGGTAAACCGGACCGGTCGGCGCCAGGGCGTCCATCACATCACGACGACCGCCGAATGCGCCAACGGGCATTCCGCCACCGATGATTTTACCCAGGCAGGTCAGATCCGGAACGACGCCGTAATAATCCTGCGCACCGGCCAGCGCTACGCGGAAACCGGTCATGACTTCATCGATGATCAACAGCGCGCCAAACTCATCGCACAGCGCACGCAGGCCCGGCAGGAATTCCGGCAGCGGCGGGATGCAGTTCATGTTGCCCGCGACCGGCTCAACGATGATGCAGGCGATCTCTTGTGGATACTGTTCAAATGCCGCACGTACTGAAGAGAGATCGTTGTAGGTGCAGGTGAGGGTGTGTTTCGCAAAATCGGCCGGAACACCCGGGGAGTTAGGCTGTCCCAACGTTAATGCGCCGGAACCGGCCTTAACCAGCAGGCAGTCGGCATGACCGTGATAGCAGCCTTCAAATTTGATGATCTTATCGCGACCGGTGAAACCGCGCGCCAGACGGATTGCGCTCATTGTCGCTTCCGTACCGGAGTTCACCATACGCACCATGTCCATGGTCGGCACTAATTCAGTGACCAGCTCCGCCATTTTCACTTCCATCTCGGTCGGCGCGCCGAAGCTTAAACCACGCTCTGCCGCTTCAATCACCGCATTACGGATTGCCGGGTGGTTATGGCCCAGCACCATCGGTCCCCAGGAACCGACGTAATCGACATAGGCTTTACCATCGACATCGTACAGATACGCGCCGTCCGCTTTTTCGATAAACAGCGGAGTTCCACCCACGCCAGTAAAGGCGCGAACGGGGGAGTTAACGCCGCCTGGGATAAGTTCGCGTGCTGCGCTGTAGAGATTTTCAGACTTACTCATGGATGGGGTCCTGGTTCGTAGAAAAAGTAAATGCCCGCTATTCTAGTTATTCAGAGAAGGTTATGAAAGTTTTACGCAATTGAAACAATGCGATTTGCAGGGGATTTTCGTGAAATGTGCGAGTAGAATGCCGATTCCGTATTTGTATTACCAATTAATGATCATCTGATGAAGACTGACTCTCCCTCTTTTGAAGCACAACAAATTGTGCGTTTACGCCGCAGGGATCAAATCCGTCGACTCCTGGAACGAGACAAAACGCCGTTGGCGATCCTGTTGATGGCTGCAGTTGTCGGTACCGTGACGGGACTGGTTGGCGTGGCATTTGAAAAAGCGGTGACCTGGGTACAGAACCACCGCATTGGTGCGTTGGCGCAGGTTGCGGACCATGCCATTCTGCTGTGGCCGCTGGCGTTTATTCTCTCCGCGCTGCTGGCGATGGTCGGCTATTTTCTGGTGCGTAAATTTGCGCCGGAAGCGGGAGGTTCCGGGATCCCTGAGATTGAAGGCGCGCTGGAAGAGTTGCGACCTGTGCGCTGGTGGCGCGTTTTGCCGGTGAAATTTATCGGCGGTATGGGCACGCTGGGCGCAGGCATGGTGCTTGGGCGAGAAGGACCGACCGTGCAGATTGGCGGCAATATTGGGCGCATGGTGCTGGATATTTTCCGCATGCGCAGCGCCGAAGCGCGACATACCCTGCTGGCCACCGGTGCGGCTGCGGGGCTGTCGGCGGCGTTTAATGCGCCGCTTGCGGGGATCCTGTTCATTATTGAAGAGATGCGCCCGCAGTTTCGCTATAACCTTGTCTCGATCAAAGCCGTATTTACCGGCGTTATTATGTCGAGCATTGTGTTTCGTGTGTTCAACGGCGAAGCGCCGATTATTGAAGTCGGTAAGCTCTCCAATGCGCCGATAAATACGCTGTGGCTGTATCTGGTGCTCGGGCTTATTTTTGGCTGTGTTGGGCCATTGTTCAACACCATGGTGTTACGTACCCAGGATATGTTCCAGCGCTTTCACGGCGGTGAAATTAAAAAATGGGTGCTGATGGGGGGCGCGATCGGCGGTCTGTGCGGGATCCTCGGCTTAATTCAACCGGAAGCGGCAGGCGGCGGGTTTAACCTGATTCCTATCGCCGCGGCTGGCAATTTTAGCGTCGGTCTGCTGCTGTTTATATTTATCACCAGGGTCGTTACCACGCTGCTTTGCTTCTCGTCCGGCGCGCCCGGTGGGATTTTTGCCCCGATGCTGGCGTTGGGTACGCTGCTTGGTACCGCGTTCGGTATGGCGGCGGCAGCCTCTTTTCCGCAGTATCATCTGGAGGCCGGAACCTTTGCCATTGCCGGAATGGGGGCTTTATTAGCGGCTTCGGTGCGTGCGCCGCTAACCGGTATTGTGCTGGTGCTGGAGATGACCGATAACTATCAGCTCATTTTGCCAATGATTATTACCTGTCTTGGCGCAACACTATTAGCCCAATTTATGGGCGGAAAGCCGCTATACTCGACTATCCTTGCCCGCACGCTGGCAAAACAGGAAGCGGAGCAGGCGGCAAAAAGCCAGGGTACCACCGCTGGCGAGAATACTTGAACGAAATACCAGGGTATTAGATAATGGCCTTAACCATTGGGTTATAATTTGCCCAATTGCCAATGTCGTTTGGAGCAAAATATGAGTGATGACGTAGCGCTGCCACTGCAATTTACAGAAGCAGCAGCCAATAAAGTAAAAAGCCTGATCGCTGATGAAGATAACCCGAATCTGAAATTACGCGTGTATATCACCGGCGGTGGTTGCAGCGGTTTCCAGTACGGTTTCACCTTTGACGATCAGGTGAACGATGGTGATATGACCATTGAGAAACAAGGTGTTGGTCTGGTAGTTGATCCGATGAGCCTGCAATATCTGGTGGGCGGCGCGGTTGACTATACCGAAGGTCTGGAAGGTTCCCGCTTCGTTGTGACTAACCCGAATGCGAAAAGCACCTGCGGGTGTGGCTCTTCTTTCAGCATCTGATTGCTGTCTGTAATACCGATGGTCTGATGGTGTAGGCCCGGTAAGCGTAGCGCCACCGGGCAATGTGCCGGATGGCGGCGTAAACGCCTTATCCGGCCTACATGTTCTGTATCGTCACATCAACGCCCGTTATCATCCAGCGCAAATGTCGGCAACTTCAAATGCCAGCGAATGGCGGCAAGCCGAATCAGCAGAGTGACGATCATCCCCATCATACTGGCGTTTTCCAGTGATATATTAAAGGTATAAAACGCCGTTGCATGCACGATCCCGCCGATAATACACGCCGTGGCGTAGATTTCGGTGCGTAGAATCATCGGGACTTCACGCGCTAACACGTCGCGAATGATCCCGCCGCCAACGCCGGTAATCACCCCCATACAAATCGCCACTAGCGGTCCCGTTTCTGCGAGAAATGCCTTGTTGACGCCAATCCCCACGAACACCGCCAGGCCAACGGCATCCAGCACCGGAAGGATCCACTTCGGTAAGCGTCGTGGCTGACGTACCAGCAGGATTGTCAGCATGCTGGTGATCATCGCCACAACCAGATCTGTCGGATCCTTAACCCAAAAAACCGGTCCGTGATCCAGCGCCATATCGCGGATCGTTCCGCCGCCAACCGCGGTAACCACGCCGAGGACCAGAACGCCAAACGGATCCATACGTAATTTTCCGGCCAGTAAGACGCCAGAGATAGCAAATACCGCGGTGCCGACAATATCAAGCCAATAGACGAGCATTTTTAAATCCTCACAACAGACCTGGTGGGGCAGGCGCTAATTTATCTGTGAAAGCGCATTACAGAGTTGTTTTGCGGCGAGGATAATACGCGGGCTCGCGCGTTCGAACCAGTCACTATTAAGTGTAATAATGGGTATTTTTAGCTGGTTTCCCCAGTATTGTTCAATTTTCAGAGTTTCGCCCGGGCCTCCGGTTGCAACAATCGCCTGGGGCGCTCGTGCCAGGACCTGCTCACGGCTAACCTGCGGCCAGGGAACCCGACTGCCGGCAAAGATGTTTTCTCCACCGCATACCTCAAGAACTTCGTGCTGAATAGAGCCTTTTCCACTGGTAAACAGAGGATTAGCGCCAAACTGGAGAAACACGCGTTTTTTCGGTTTGTTGGCATACTGAGATTTAAGTAAAGCATAGTCATCAAGCAGGGTTTGCGCCGCCTGTTTGGCCTGCTCAGGCTTAGGGCTCCACGCCGCTAACTGGCGGAGCGCATCGGCAACTTGCTCAATGGTAACAGCATCCACCCAGATGACCTTAATTCCCAGCGCGGTCAGTTGATTTACCTGCCGCTCAGCATTTCCCCCGCGCCAGGCGACGACTAAATCCGGTTTGAGCGCCACAATGCGTTCCAGATTCATGCCTTGCCAGGTGGAGACCTCCTCAATGCTTTTGGCCTCGGGCGGGTAATTTGAATAGCTACTGACGCCAACGGGGGTAATGCCGGCAGCAAAAGCGAGTTCAGTATTGGCAGGAGAAAGCGTCACAACGCGCGGTGCGGCGTAAAGGAACGCCGGGAGAGTGAAAAGCAGGGCGGCCAGCGCCCTGGAGAGTAATTTAGCCATGCGCCAGTTTCTGTACCAGCGTTTCAACCATCAGGCTTGACTGTTTCGCGGCAACGACCAGGAACTCGTCAAAGCTGAGATGGGACTGCTGATCGGCGACGTCAGAAATGGCGCGTACCACGACGAACGGCACATTAAAGTTATGGCAAACGTGCGCAATCGCGGTCGCTTCCATCTCTACGGCGATTGCCTGCGGGAAGTTATGCTTGATTTTAGCCAGGCCCACCGAGCCGTTAATGAAGGCATCGCCGCTGACGATAAGCCCGCGAACGACGTTCAGATTCAGTTCTGCAATGCAGGATTCTGCTGCGGCAATCAGCGCAGGATCGGCTTTAAAACCCGCCGGACAGCCCGGCAACTGGCCAAATTCATAACCAAAGGCGGTAACGTCAGCATCGTGATAGCGCGCTTCGTCAGAAACCACGATATCGCCCACTTTCAGCGTAGAGGCCAGGCCGCCTGCGGAACCGGTGTTAATGATGGCGTCCGGCTTGCAGCGTTCAAGCAGCAGCGTCGCGCCCAGTGCCGCAGCCACTTTACCGATGCCTGATTTCAGTAGCGCAACCTCGGTACCGTTCAACTGGCCGGTGTAAATTTCACAACCGCCGAGAGAGATAGTCTGACGGTTTTCGATTTTGTCACGCAGTAGCGTAACTTCTTCTTCCATTGCACCAATGATGCCGATTTTCATAGATTTACTCGCGATAAGCCAGATTTGAGGGCATAGTCTATCATGCGCTTAAGGGGTAGCGCATTTCTCAGGCGGGAGAGGATATGGTACAGATCGATTTCCGAAAAAAAATAAACTGGCATCGTCGTTACCGTTCGCCGCAGGGTGTGAAGACGGAGCATGAGATCCTGCGTATTTTCGAAAGCGATCGTGGACGCATTATCAATTCGCCGGCTATTCGCCGCCTGCAACAAAAAACCCAGGTCTTTCCGCTGGAGCGTAACGCGGCGGTTCGTACGCGCCTGACGCACTCGATGGAGGTTCAGCAGGTTGGGCGCTATATCGCCAAAGAGATCCTCAGCCGACTGAAAGAGCTAAAGCTGCTGGAGCAGTATGGTCTGGATGAACTAACGGGGCCGTTTGAGAGTATTGTCGAAATGTCGTGTTTGATGCATGACATTGGTAATCCGCCGTTTGGTCATTTTGGCGAAGCGGCGATCAATGACTGGTTCCGCCAGCGACTGTATCCCGCCGACGCGGATAGCCAGCCCCTTAGCGACGACCGCTGCCTGGTGGCGGCATTGCGTTTGCGCGAAGGTGAAGAGTCGTTGAATGATATCAGACGTAAGGTGCGTCAGGACCTGTGCCATTTTGAAGGCAATGCTCAGGGTATTCGCCTGGTGCATACTTTGATGCGTATGAATCTGACCTGGGCGCAGGTTGGCGGTATTTTAAAATATACCCGTCCGGCGTGGTGGCGCGGCAGTACGCCTACAACTCATCACTATTTAATGAAGAAACCGGGCTATTACCTTTCTGAAGAACCGTATATTGAGCGGTTACGTAAAGAATTATCATTAGCACCTTACAGTCGTTTTCCATTAACCTGGATTATGGAAGCTGCCGATGATATCTCTTATTGCGTGGCCGACCTGGAAGATGCCGTTGAGAAAAGAATCTTTAGCGTTGAGCAACTTTATCACCATCTGCATGAGGCGTGGGGGCATCACGAAAAAGGCTCCCTGTTTAGTCAGGTTGTTGAGAACGCTTGGGAGAAATCACGTTCAAATACATTAAGCCGCAGCACAGAAGATCAGTTCTTTATGTATTTACGCGTCAATACGCTGAATAAACTGGTGCCGTATGCGGCCCAGCGGTTTATTGATAATTTACCGCAGATTTTTGAAGGTAGCTTTAATCACGCGCTGTTAGAAGATGCCAGCAGCTTCAGTCAGTTGCTAGGCGTTTATAAGAATGTGGCGGTAAAACATGTGTTTAGCCATCCTGACGTAGAGCAGTTGGAATTGCAGGGCTATCGGGTGATCAGCGGATTGTTGGAAATCTATCAGCCTTTATTAAAAATGTCCCAGTCAGATTTTACTGAACTGGTGGACAATGAAAGAGTAAAACGTTTTCCTATTGAATCCCGATTATTTCAGAAGTTGTCTACCCGCCATCGTCTTGCTTATGTTGAGGCGGTTAGTAAAATATCAACGGGTTGCGCTGAGTTTTCTGTACTGGAATATTATTATCGCTGCCGGCTGATTCAGGATTATATCAGCGGGATGACAGATTTGTATGCATGGGATGAATATCGTCGTTTGATGGCCGTAGAACAATAAATACTCATTTGTAAAGACGGCCAATAAAATTTTACTTTTTCCTTAAACTCAATTCTGGAACTTAGCGCTATAAAACGACTCTGACGTATACAGCAATTTTGCGTTACCTGTTAATCGAGAATGAAACACATGAAAAAAACCACATTAGCAATGAGTGCACTGGCTCTGAGTTTAGGTTTGGCGTTGTCCCCCCTGTCTGCCACAGCGGCTGAGACGTCGTCTTCAGCAATGACCGCCCAACAGATGCCAAGCCTGGCCCCGATGCTCGAAAAAGTGATGCCATCGGTGGTGAGTATTAACGTCGAGGGGAGCACGACGGTAAATACGCCGCGTATGCCGCGTAATTTCCAGCAGTTCTTCGGTGATAATTCACCGTTCTGCCAGGACGGTTCTCCGTTCCAGAGTTCACCGTTCTGCCAGGGCGGCGCACCGGGCGCTGGTAACGGCGGCGGCCAGCAGCAGAAATTTATGGCGCTGGGTTCCGGCGTAATTATTGATGCCGCGAAAGGGTATGTCGTGACCAACAACCACGTGGTGGATAACGCTACGGTGATTAAGGTTCAACTGAGCGATGGCCGTAAATTTGACGCGAAGATCGTGGGCAAAGATCCGCGCTCCGATATCGCGCTGATCCAAATTCAGGATCCGAAAAATCTGACGGCAATTAAGCTGGCAGATTCCGACGCGCTGCGCGTGGGTGATTACACCGTAGCAATCGGTAACCCGTTTGGCCTCGGTGAGACCGTGACCTCCGGCATCGTTTCTGCGCTGGGTCGTAGCGGCCTGAACGCGGAGAACTACGAAAACTTTATTCAGACGGATGCTGCGATCAACCGTGGTAACTCCGGTGGCGCGCTGGTCAACCTGAACGGTGAGCTGATCGGTATTAACACGGCGATCCTCGCACCGGACGGCGGTAACATCGGTATCGGTTTTGCAATCCCAAGCAACATGGTGAAAAACCTGACTTCACAGATGGTTGAGTTTGGTCAGGTTAAACGCGGTGAGCTGGGTATTATGGGCACCGAGCTGAGCTCTGAGCTGGCGAAAGCGATGAAAGTTGACGCTCAGCGTGGCGCATTTGTCAGCCAGGTGATGCCGAACTCTTCTGCCGCGAAAGCAGGTATTAAAGCCGGGGATGTGATTACCTCGCTGAACGGTAAACCTATCAGCAGCTTCGCCGCTCTGCGTGCGCAGGTGGGAACTATGCCGGTAGGCAGCAAAATTAACCTTGGCCTGCTGCGCGACGGTAAGCCGGTCACTGTGAATCTGGAACTGCAGCAGAGCAGCCAGACTCAGGTTGATTCCAGCTCAATCTTCAAAGGCATTGAAGGTGCCGATATGAGCAACAAAGGCCAGGACAAAGGGGTCGTGGTAAGCGACGTGAAACCGAATACTCCGGCTGCACAGATTGGCCTGAAGAAAGGGGATGTGATTATCGGTGCGAACCAGCAGCCGGTGAAAAACATCGCTGAACTGCGCAAAATTCTCGATAGCAAACCGGCGGTACTGGCGCTGAATATTCAGCGTGGTGACAGCTCTATCTATCTGTTGATGCAGTAATCTCCCTAAACCCCTTCCTGCACAGGAAGGGGTTTCTTTTTGTGATACTACCCACAACTCCATACTTCTCCCTTCCGCTTTGTGCATTTGCACAATGCCGCTGCTTATTATCTTCCCTATGCTTGAGCTCTGCTCACAGGAGGGGTTTATGGCTGGCTGGCATCTTGATACCAAAATGGCGCAGGATATCGTCGCACGTACCATGCGCATCATTGATACCAATATCAACGTAATGGATGCCCGTGGGCGGATAATCGGCAGCGGCGATCGCGAACGTATTGGTGAATTGCACGAAGGCGCGCTGTTGGTACTTTCGCAAGGTCGGGTGGTCGATATTGACGATGCGGTGGCCCGACATCTGCACGGTGTGCGTCAGGGGATAAACCTACCGCTGCGTCTGGAAGGCGAAATTGTTGGCGTTATCGGACTTACCGGCGAGCCGGAACATCTGCGCAAGTATGGCGAATTGGTATGCATGACCGCCGAAATGATGCTGGAGCAATCGCGTCTGATGCATCTGTTAGCGCAGGATACTCGTCTGCGTGAAGAGCTGGTGATGAACCTGATTCAGGCGGAGGAGAATACCCCGGCGCTGATGGAATGGGCGCAGCGATTAGGCATTGATTTGAACCAGCCGCGCGTAGTGGCGGTAGTGGAGGTTGATAGCGGTCAGCTTGGCGTTGATAGTGCGATGGCGGAGCTACAGCAATTGCAGAACGCGTTGACCACCCCTGAACGTAATAATTTGATTGCGATTGTTTCCCTGACCGAGATGGTGGTGTTGAAACCGGCGCTCAATCAGTTTGGCCGCTGGGACGCTGAAGATCATCGCAAGCGCGTTGAGCAGCTTATTACCCGTATGAAAGAGAACGGACAACTGCGTTTTCGCGTGTCGCTGGGCAACTATTTTACCGGGCCTGGCAGCATTGCCCGTTCATATCGTACTGCGCGCACCACCATGATGGTTGGCAAGCAGCGGATGCCGGAGAGCCGTAGCTATTTCTATCAAGATTTGATGCTGCCGGTACTGCTGGACAGCCTGCGCGGCGGCTGGCAGGCCAATGAGCTGGCGCGCCCGCTGGTAAGGCTGAAAGCGATGGATAACAACGGGTTGCTGCGTCGGACTTTAGCGGCATGGTTTCGGCATAACGTTCAGCCGCTGGCAACTTCAAAAGCATTGTTTATTCACCGCAATACATTGGAGTATCGTTTGAACCGTATTTCAGAACTGACCGGGCTGGATCTGGGAAATTTTGACGATCGACTGCTGTTGTATGTGGCGTTGCAGTTAGATGAGCAGCATTGATTAATTGCCTGATGGCGCTACGCTTATCAGGCCTACGAGGATATACCTGTAGGCCGGATAAGGCGTAAGACGCCGCCATCCGGCAACAAACGGCTTATTTACGCGTTAGTTTTTCCAGATCGGCTTCAATCTCGCTGATCTTATTGGTCACAACGCTTTCCAGATGACGTAAATCATCGAGGATCTTGCGTTTAAGATCGACTTCGCTGCGATCGCGCTGGCAGATCTGATCCAGTTCGTCGATCACGTAGCGCAGGTTGGGACTGATCTCCTGCACTTCTTTGTAACCCTGGCCGACGCCATCGGCGACAACCGTTTTACGCTGACGGGGATATTTGAACTTCACGCTCTTGGCAAAAAACTCGCCTTTATCCTTCTGGAAATAGATTTTCAGGATATCGTTGTTGGCTTCTTGCCGCAGGCTGTAACGATCGATTTCTTCAGGATTAGTAATGCCCAGACTTTTCAGATTGTCATACATAGCGGTACCCTTAAGCTCACTATAACCATTGAATAATTAACGAAAAGCCTTGTTTATGCCACTCGCAGATGTAAAAAAAGCGGGCTAAGCCCGCTTTTTCAAATCACTGTTAGTCGATGGTGCGTAACAGTTCGTTGATTCCCACTTTGCCACGCGTTTTGGCATCAACTTTCTTCACAATCACCGCGCAGTACAGGCTGTATTTGCCATCTTTCGACGGCAGGTTGCCGGAAACAACCACGGAGCCTGCCGGAACGCGGCCATAATGTACTTCGCCGGTTTCGCGATCGTAAATACGGGTGCTCTGGCCGATGTACACGCCCATGGAAATAACGGAGCCTTCTTCGACGATCACGCCTTCAACCACTTCAGAACGTGCGCCGATGAAGCAGTTGTCTTCGATGATGGTCGGGTTAGCCTGTAACGGCTCCAGTACGCCGCCGATACCCACGCCGCCGGACAGGTGTACGTTTTTACCGATTTGCGCGCAGGAACCCACGGTCGCCCAGGTATCAACCATCGTACCTTCATCAACATAAGCGCCGATGTTCACATAAGACGGCATCAGCACGGTGTTGCGGGCGATAAACGCACCCTGGCGAACGGCCGCTGGCGGAACCACTCGGAAACCTTCTTTCTGGAAGCGCGCTTCGTCGTAGTTGGCGAATTTCATCGGCACTTTATCGAAGTAACGGCTTTCCGCACCCTCGATCACCTGATTATCGTTAATACGGAAAGAGAGCAGGACCGCCTTTTTCAGCCACTGATGCGTGACCCACTGACCCTCAATCTTTTCTGCGACGCGCAGTGCACCGGAATCCAGTAAGGAAATAACCTGATTCACCGCTTCGCGGGTTACGGTATCTACATTTGCCGGAGTAATGTCGGCACGGCGCTCGAAAGCGGACTCAATAACGTTCTGTAACTGCTGCATTGTTAAACTCTTTCCATAATAAATAAAAACATTACCCTTTATCGTTTGGATTGAGGGCCTCTGTCAACCGTTGATGTACTTCCTGCTGCAGCTCATTATTAAGGGCGCGCCGGTCGGCGGTGGCGATTATGAATAAATCTTCTACTCGCTCGCCAATGGTTGTAATTCTGGCGCCATGCAGCGAAATTCCAAGATCGGCAAAAATCTGCCCGACCCGCGCCAGCAGTCCGGGCTGGTCGAGAGCGATAAGCTCAAGGAATGATTTTCGGTCGGTATGGGTCGGCAGAAAGGTGACCTCGGTATCGACGGTAAAGTGGCGTAATTTTGCCGGCTGGCGACGCGGTTGCGGCGGCTGCCAGCTACGCTGGGTGATCGCCTGTTCCAGCCCAAAACGGATCGCTTCGTGTCGGTCTGACGACAGCGGACTGCCGTCCGGTTCCAGCACAATGAACGTATCCATTGCCATCCCATCGCGGGTAGTGAAAATCTGCGCGTCGTGGACGCTAAGATTACGCCGGTCCAGCTCGGCGCAGACGGCGGCAAACAGGTAAGGGCGGTCAGGGCTCCAGATGAAAATCTCCGTCCCGCCGCGGGTGGCCTGCGGACTGAGCAGGATCAGCGGCTTGCTGAGATCATGTTGCAGCAGATGACGCGCATGCCAGGCCAGCTGATTTGGGCTGTGGCGCACGAAATAGTTGGCGCGACAGCGTGACCAGATATGGTGCAGTGCTTCTTCATCAATGTTGTCCATGCGCAGTAGCGCCAGCGCCTGGAGCTGATGATGGCGTACGCGCTCACGCATATCCGGCGTGTTTTGCATTCCACGGCGCAACTGTTTTTCCGTGGCGAAGTACAGCTCGCGCAACAGGCTTTGCTTCCAGCTATTCCATAGCGTTTCGTTGGTGGCGCAAATATCCGCGACGGTCAGGCACACCAGAAAGCGCAGACGATGCTCCGTTTGCACCTCTTCGGCGAATTGCTTAATGACTTCGGGATCCTGAATATCGCGGCGCTGAGCGGTAACCGACATCAGCAAATGCTGGCGCACCAGCCACACGATCAGCTGCGTTTCGCGGGAGTTCAGACCGTGCAGTTCAGCGAATTTGAGTACGTCCTGAGCGCCAAGTACCGAGTGATCGCCGCCGCGTCCTTTGGCGATATCGTGGAACAACGCGGCAATCAGAATCAATTCAGGCTGTCGCAGGCGTGGCCACAGATCCACACAAAGCGGGTGGCGCTGGCGGGTGTCTTCATTGGCGAAACTTTCCAGCTTGAGCATTACGCGGATGGTGTGCTCATCCACCGTATAGGCATGAAACAGGTCAAACTGCATTTGGC
The Citrobacter arsenatis DNA segment above includes these coding regions:
- the mtnN gene encoding 5'-methylthioadenosine/S-adenosylhomocysteine nucleosidase, with the protein product MKIGIIGAMEEEVTLLRDKIENRQTISLGGCEIYTGQLNGTEVALLKSGIGKVAAALGATLLLERCKPDAIINTGSAGGLASTLKVGDIVVSDEARYHDADVTAFGYEFGQLPGCPAGFKADPALIAAAESCIAELNLNVVRGLIVSGDAFINGSVGLAKIKHNFPQAIAVEMEATAIAHVCHNFNVPFVVVRAISDVADQQSHLSFDEFLVVAAKQSSLMVETLVQKLAHG
- the erpA gene encoding iron-sulfur cluster insertion protein ErpA — translated: MSDDVALPLQFTEAAANKVKSLIADEDNPNLKLRVYITGGGCSGFQYGFTFDDQVNDGDMTIEKQGVGLVVDPMSLQYLVGGAVDYTEGLEGSRFVVTNPNAKSTCGCGSSFSI
- a CDS encoding TRIC cation channel family protein translates to MLVYWLDIVGTAVFAISGVLLAGKLRMDPFGVLVLGVVTAVGGGTIRDMALDHGPVFWVKDPTDLVVAMITSMLTILLVRQPRRLPKWILPVLDAVGLAVFVGIGVNKAFLAETGPLVAICMGVITGVGGGIIRDVLAREVPMILRTEIYATACIIGGIVHATAFYTFNISLENASMMGMIVTLLIRLAAIRWHLKLPTFALDDNGR
- the clcA gene encoding H(+)/Cl(-) exchange transporter ClcA gives rise to the protein MKTDSPSFEAQQIVRLRRRDQIRRLLERDKTPLAILLMAAVVGTVTGLVGVAFEKAVTWVQNHRIGALAQVADHAILLWPLAFILSALLAMVGYFLVRKFAPEAGGSGIPEIEGALEELRPVRWWRVLPVKFIGGMGTLGAGMVLGREGPTVQIGGNIGRMVLDIFRMRSAEARHTLLATGAAAGLSAAFNAPLAGILFIIEEMRPQFRYNLVSIKAVFTGVIMSSIVFRVFNGEAPIIEVGKLSNAPINTLWLYLVLGLIFGCVGPLFNTMVLRTQDMFQRFHGGEIKKWVLMGGAIGGLCGILGLIQPEAAGGGFNLIPIAAAGNFSVGLLLFIFITRVVTTLLCFSSGAPGGIFAPMLALGTLLGTAFGMAAAASFPQYHLEAGTFAIAGMGALLAASVRAPLTGIVLVLEMTDNYQLILPMIITCLGATLLAQFMGGKPLYSTILARTLAKQEAEQAAKSQGTTAGENT
- the btuF gene encoding vitamin B12 ABC transporter substrate-binding protein BtuF, with translation MAKLLSRALAALLFTLPAFLYAAPRVVTLSPANTELAFAAGITPVGVSSYSNYPPEAKSIEEVSTWQGMNLERIVALKPDLVVAWRGGNAERQVNQLTALGIKVIWVDAVTIEQVADALRQLAAWSPKPEQAKQAAQTLLDDYALLKSQYANKPKKRVFLQFGANPLFTSGKGSIQHEVLEVCGGENIFAGSRVPWPQVSREQVLARAPQAIVATGGPGETLKIEQYWGNQLKIPIITLNSDWFERASPRIILAAKQLCNALSQIN
- the hemL gene encoding glutamate-1-semialdehyde 2,1-aminomutase → MSKSENLYSAARELIPGGVNSPVRAFTGVGGTPLFIEKADGAYLYDVDGKAYVDYVGSWGPMVLGHNHPAIRNAVIEAAERGLSFGAPTEMEVKMAELVTELVPTMDMVRMVNSGTEATMSAIRLARGFTGRDKIIKFEGCYHGHADCLLVKAGSGALTLGQPNSPGVPADFAKHTLTCTYNDLSSVRAAFEQYPQEIACIIVEPVAGNMNCIPPLPEFLPGLRALCDEFGALLIIDEVMTGFRVALAGAQDYYGVVPDLTCLGKIIGGGMPVGAFGGRRDVMDALAPTGPVYQAGTLSGNPIAMAAGFACLTEVAQPGIHETLNELTTRLAEGLLEAAEEAKIPLVVNHVGGMFGIFFTDAETVTCYQDVMACDVERFKRFFHMMLDEGIYLAPSAFEAGFMSVAHSEDDINNTIDAARRVFAKL
- the dgt gene encoding dGTPase is translated as MVQIDFRKKINWHRRYRSPQGVKTEHEILRIFESDRGRIINSPAIRRLQQKTQVFPLERNAAVRTRLTHSMEVQQVGRYIAKEILSRLKELKLLEQYGLDELTGPFESIVEMSCLMHDIGNPPFGHFGEAAINDWFRQRLYPADADSQPLSDDRCLVAALRLREGEESLNDIRRKVRQDLCHFEGNAQGIRLVHTLMRMNLTWAQVGGILKYTRPAWWRGSTPTTHHYLMKKPGYYLSEEPYIERLRKELSLAPYSRFPLTWIMEAADDISYCVADLEDAVEKRIFSVEQLYHHLHEAWGHHEKGSLFSQVVENAWEKSRSNTLSRSTEDQFFMYLRVNTLNKLVPYAAQRFIDNLPQIFEGSFNHALLEDASSFSQLLGVYKNVAVKHVFSHPDVEQLELQGYRVISGLLEIYQPLLKMSQSDFTELVDNERVKRFPIESRLFQKLSTRHRLAYVEAVSKISTGCAEFSVLEYYYRCRLIQDYISGMTDLYAWDEYRRLMAVEQ